In a genomic window of Streptomyces pristinaespiralis:
- a CDS encoding acyl-CoA synthetase: protein MSSLFPALAATATGTDRVALRFGERSLTYAQLRGAAGSLALRIGGAERVALWAGPTLETAVGVVAALLAGVPVVPLNPRTGDRELAHIVADSAPTAVLAAPDDQLPAPLQPLRRVDIAVTGTAGELPPEPAAGSPALIVYTSGTTGPPKGAVLPRRAVAASLDALQDAWQWSSDDVLVHALPLFHVHGLILGVLGPLRRGGEVRHLGRFTAEGVARELGSGGTMLFGVPTMYHRLAEALDDDAELTKALAGARLLVSGSAALPLPDHARIAEATGRRVIERYGMTETLMNTSVRVDGEARPGTVGVPLRGVELRLVDEDGTEIAVRDGETIGEIQVRGDNLFTEYLNRPDATAAAFDGDWFRTGDMAVREPDGYVRIVGRKTTDLIKSGGYKIGAGEIENVLLDHPAVREAAVTGEPDADLGERVVAWIVAADPAAPPSAEELTGHVASQLAPHKRPRTVRFLDVLPRNDMGKIMKRALHG from the coding sequence GTGAGTTCCCTCTTCCCAGCGCTGGCGGCGACCGCCACCGGCACCGACCGGGTCGCCCTCCGGTTCGGGGAACGGTCGCTGACCTACGCGCAGTTGCGGGGCGCGGCGGGCTCGCTCGCGCTGCGGATCGGCGGGGCGGAGCGCGTCGCGCTGTGGGCCGGGCCGACCCTCGAGACCGCGGTCGGCGTGGTGGCGGCCCTGTTGGCCGGCGTACCGGTCGTGCCGTTGAACCCGCGGACCGGCGACCGGGAACTGGCCCACATCGTGGCGGACAGCGCGCCCACCGCGGTGCTCGCCGCGCCGGACGACCAACTGCCTGCGCCTCTGCAGCCGTTGAGGCGGGTCGACATCGCGGTGACGGGCACGGCGGGCGAGCTGCCGCCGGAGCCGGCGGCCGGGTCCCCCGCGCTGATCGTCTACACCTCCGGCACCACCGGCCCGCCCAAGGGCGCCGTGCTGCCCCGGCGGGCGGTCGCCGCCTCGCTCGACGCCCTGCAGGACGCCTGGCAGTGGAGTTCCGACGACGTACTGGTGCACGCGCTGCCGCTGTTCCATGTGCACGGGCTGATCCTCGGTGTCCTCGGACCGCTGCGCCGCGGCGGCGAGGTGCGTCATCTGGGCCGCTTCACCGCGGAGGGCGTGGCACGGGAGCTGGGCTCGGGCGGCACGATGCTCTTCGGGGTGCCCACGATGTACCACCGGCTGGCGGAGGCGCTCGACGACGACGCCGAGCTGACGAAGGCGCTGGCCGGTGCGCGGCTGCTGGTCTCCGGTTCCGCGGCCCTGCCGCTGCCCGACCACGCCCGCATCGCGGAGGCGACCGGCCGCCGGGTGATCGAGCGGTACGGGATGACGGAGACCCTGATGAACACCAGCGTCCGCGTCGACGGCGAGGCCCGGCCCGGTACCGTCGGCGTGCCGCTGCGCGGCGTGGAGCTGCGGCTGGTGGACGAGGACGGCACGGAGATCGCCGTACGCGACGGCGAGACGATCGGCGAGATCCAGGTGCGCGGCGACAACCTGTTCACCGAGTACCTGAACCGGCCGGACGCCACGGCCGCCGCCTTCGACGGCGACTGGTTCCGCACCGGCGACATGGCCGTGCGCGAGCCGGACGGCTACGTGCGCATCGTCGGCAGGAAGACCACCGACCTGATCAAGAGCGGCGGCTACAAGATCGGCGCGGGCGAGATCGAGAACGTGCTGCTCGACCACCCGGCCGTCCGCGAGGCCGCGGTGACCGGCGAGCCCGACGCGGACCTGGGCGAGCGGGTGGTCGCCTGGATCGTCGCCGCGGACCCCGCCGCCCCGCCGTCCGCGGAGGAGCTGACCGGCCACGTCGCCTCCCAGCTCGCCCCGCACAAACGACCGCGGACCGTCCGGTTCCTCGACGTCCTGCCGCGGAACGACATGGGCAAGATCATGAAGCGGGCGCTCCATGGCTGA
- a CDS encoding carboxyl transferase domain-containing protein gives MAERVSAREAIALVSSGFTEQELADLPDAGDGPLGWEGYGAQRDRASRRTGSAESVVYGTALIGGTECVLISFEFGFLGGSLSERAGDRLEAAYALARERRLPLVSLIATGGSRMQEGMIALGQLQRVARASVLLREAGVAHIAVLRDPTTGGGWATLGAGADVILALPGAQVGFAGSRVRPADADPAAYTAEGQLAAGQIDAVVPPGSLRDTLAFWVRALAPATLAAEREPVDPPRALGAGGEPSRTGWDAVRQARGADRPRAEAYLDDYFTRREPLRGDRCGGEDPGMLCGVGLRDGRPVAYVAQGGTATTPAGYRTAARVVRLADRLGLPVLTLIDTPGAANDAEAERSGAGAAIAELFTAVAAARTPLTSLLIGEGGSGGALALAAPGNTWATPASYFSVIAPELAAAILKRSPDQVPHLADQLRLRPQDLVELGVVRGIVGPG, from the coding sequence ATGGCTGAGCGTGTGTCCGCCCGCGAGGCGATCGCCCTGGTCAGCAGCGGCTTCACCGAGCAGGAGCTCGCCGACCTGCCCGACGCGGGCGACGGCCCGCTCGGCTGGGAGGGCTACGGCGCCCAGCGCGACCGTGCCTCACGCCGGACCGGCTCGGCGGAGTCCGTCGTCTACGGCACGGCCCTGATCGGCGGCACCGAATGCGTCCTGATCTCCTTCGAGTTCGGCTTCCTCGGCGGTTCGCTGAGCGAGCGGGCCGGGGACCGGCTGGAGGCCGCGTACGCGCTGGCCCGTGAGCGCCGGCTGCCGCTCGTCTCGCTGATCGCGACCGGCGGCAGCCGGATGCAGGAGGGGATGATCGCGCTCGGCCAGCTCCAGCGGGTCGCCCGCGCGTCGGTACTGCTGAGGGAGGCGGGCGTGGCGCACATCGCCGTGCTCCGCGACCCGACGACCGGCGGCGGCTGGGCCACGCTCGGCGCGGGTGCCGACGTGATCCTGGCGCTGCCCGGCGCGCAGGTCGGCTTCGCCGGCTCGCGCGTGCGTCCGGCGGACGCGGACCCGGCCGCGTACACGGCGGAGGGCCAGCTCGCGGCGGGCCAGATCGACGCGGTCGTCCCTCCCGGCTCCCTGCGCGACACGCTCGCGTTCTGGGTGCGGGCGCTCGCCCCCGCGACCCTGGCCGCGGAACGCGAGCCCGTGGATCCGCCGCGGGCGCTCGGCGCGGGCGGGGAGCCGTCGCGCACCGGATGGGACGCCGTGCGGCAGGCGCGCGGCGCGGACAGGCCACGGGCAGAGGCGTACCTCGACGACTACTTCACGCGCCGGGAGCCGCTGCGCGGCGACCGGTGCGGCGGCGAGGACCCCGGCATGCTCTGCGGGGTGGGACTGCGTGACGGGCGCCCTGTCGCGTACGTCGCCCAGGGCGGAACGGCGACCACGCCCGCCGGTTACCGGACCGCCGCCCGGGTCGTGCGGCTCGCGGACCGGCTGGGCCTGCCGGTGCTGACGCTGATCGACACCCCGGGGGCGGCCAACGACGCGGAGGCGGAACGCTCCGGCGCGGGCGCGGCCATCGCCGAGCTGTTCACGGCGGTCGCCGCCGCGCGCACGCCGCTCACCAGCCTGCTCATCGGAGAAGGCGGCTCGGGGGGCGCGCTGGCCCTGGCCGCGCCGGGCAACACCTGGGCCACACCGGCGAGTTACTTCTCCGTCATCGCACCGGAACTCGCCGCCGCGATCCTCAAGCGCTCCCCCGACCAGGTGCCGCACCTCGCGGACCAGTTGCGGCTGCGCCCCCAGGACCTGGTCGAACTGGGCGTCGTACGGGGCATCGTGGGGCCGGGGTGA